In a single window of the Nocardioides sp. L-11A genome:
- a CDS encoding methyltransferase domain-containing protein, whose product MHRHDHDHDHSLEALRDALTAGFWDERYGGSDRVWSGRPNQRLVEQTADLSPGTALDVACGEGGDAVWLAKQGWQVTAVDVSQVALSRVARHAEDEGVGDRLKVGFYDALADPRPAGRHTFDLVSVSFLHVPQPDFAAVYRGIADAVAPGGRLLVTAHHPDDVATGARHDHGPGLMFEPERVVETLGADRSASGWEVEVADTPVREQVTPDGPLLVRDTVVRLRRVK is encoded by the coding sequence ATGCACCGTCACGACCACGATCACGACCACTCGCTCGAGGCGCTCCGCGACGCCCTGACCGCCGGCTTCTGGGACGAGCGGTACGGCGGCAGCGACCGCGTCTGGAGCGGCCGGCCCAACCAGCGGCTGGTCGAGCAGACCGCGGACCTGAGCCCCGGGACCGCGCTCGACGTGGCCTGCGGCGAGGGCGGCGACGCCGTGTGGCTGGCGAAGCAGGGCTGGCAGGTCACCGCTGTCGACGTGTCGCAGGTCGCCCTGTCCCGGGTGGCGCGGCATGCGGAGGACGAGGGGGTCGGCGACCGGCTGAAGGTCGGCTTCTACGACGCGCTCGCCGACCCGCGCCCGGCGGGACGGCACACCTTCGACCTGGTCTCCGTCAGCTTCCTCCACGTCCCGCAGCCCGACTTCGCCGCGGTCTACCGCGGCATCGCGGACGCCGTCGCCCCGGGCGGCCGACTCCTCGTGACCGCCCATCACCCCGACGACGTCGCCACCGGCGCCCGCCACGACCACGGCCCGGGCCTGATGTTCGAGCCCGAGCGCGTCGTCGAGACCCTCGGCGCCGACCGGTCGGCGAGCGGGTGGGAGGTCGAGGTCGCCGACACCCCGGTCCGCGAGCAGGTCACGCCCGACGGCCCGCTGCTCGTGCGCGACACCGTGGTCCGACTGCGCCGCGTGAAGTGA
- a CDS encoding ATP-dependent Clp protease proteolytic subunit, translating to MSDDNRPRMFDDRVRRELLQQRVLVLDGALDDDNGMLLTSQLVGLAAEDPGADIALWIHSPGGSVPAMLAIRDVMRLVPCDVATLALGIACSAGQFLLSSGARGKRRALPHARVLMHQGSAGIAGTAVDIELQAQDLRHTRDTVLALIAEDTGQPLERIFEDSLHDRWYSAPQALEYGFVDEIVASYDVLAPPRRAPLGLGHGLGAAR from the coding sequence ATGAGCGATGACAACCGACCCCGCATGTTCGACGACCGGGTACGACGCGAGCTGCTCCAGCAGCGCGTGCTCGTCCTCGACGGAGCCCTCGACGACGACAACGGCATGCTGCTGACCAGCCAGCTGGTCGGGCTCGCCGCCGAGGACCCGGGTGCCGACATCGCACTGTGGATCCACTCCCCCGGCGGCTCGGTGCCGGCCATGCTGGCGATCCGCGACGTGATGCGACTGGTGCCCTGCGACGTCGCGACCCTGGCGCTCGGCATCGCCTGCAGTGCCGGTCAGTTCCTGCTGTCGTCCGGAGCCCGCGGCAAGCGCCGGGCGCTTCCCCACGCGCGGGTGCTGATGCACCAGGGCTCGGCCGGGATCGCGGGCACCGCCGTCGACATCGAGCTGCAGGCCCAGGACCTACGACACACCCGCGACACCGTCCTCGCCCTCATCGCCGAGGACACCGGGCAGCCGCTGGAGCGGATCTTCGAGGACTCGCTGCACGACCGGTGGTACTCCGCCCCGCAGGCACTGGAGTACGGCTTCGTCGACGAGATCGTGGCGTCGTACGACGTCCTGGCGCCGCCCCGTCGCGCGCCGCTGGGCCTGGGACACGGGCTGGGGGCGGCCCGATGA
- a CDS encoding ATP-dependent Clp protease proteolytic subunit codes for MSSYLVPNVIAQHPRGERIMDVYSHLLTERVVYLGTAMDAGVANALVAQLLHLEADNPDRDIQLYINCEGGDPSAMLAVHDTMQFIRPEVATTCVGQAIAVGAVLLAAGAAGKRAALPHARVVLHQPAAQGRGAIPDLILQADEVVRVRSDIERILSRHTGQDTATLRADTDHDRVFTAVAAREYGLIDHVIEERGPAVVAAR; via the coding sequence ATGAGCTCCTACCTGGTCCCGAACGTGATCGCCCAGCACCCGCGCGGCGAGCGGATCATGGACGTCTACTCCCACCTGCTCACCGAGCGCGTCGTCTACCTCGGCACCGCGATGGACGCAGGCGTCGCCAACGCGCTCGTCGCGCAGCTGCTGCATCTCGAGGCGGACAACCCGGACCGGGACATCCAGCTCTACATCAACTGCGAGGGCGGCGATCCGAGCGCGATGCTGGCCGTGCACGACACCATGCAGTTCATCCGGCCCGAGGTCGCCACGACCTGCGTCGGTCAGGCGATCGCCGTCGGCGCGGTGCTGCTCGCCGCCGGGGCGGCGGGCAAGCGGGCGGCGCTGCCCCACGCCCGGGTGGTCCTGCACCAGCCGGCCGCGCAGGGCCGCGGCGCGATCCCCGATCTGATCCTGCAGGCCGACGAGGTGGTCCGGGTGCGCTCCGACATCGAGCGGATCCTGTCGCGGCACACCGGCCAGGACACCGCCACCCTGCGGGCCGACACGGACCACGACCGGGTCTTCACCGCGGTGGCCGCGCGGGAGTACGGCCTGATCGACCACGTGATCGAGGAGCGTGGGCCCGCCGTCGTGGCCGCGCGCTGA
- a CDS encoding helix-turn-helix transcriptional regulator has protein sequence MAEEQRDAEPLWRDLVGRRLRDLRRERGETLTETAGRAGISPQYLSEIERGVKEPSSEMIAAVLGALDTTLLDLTTSVAGDLRPVPVPVPLRASAAVSTHAVSAYALAA, from the coding sequence ATGGCCGAGGAGCAGAGGGATGCCGAGCCGCTGTGGCGGGATCTGGTGGGACGACGGCTGCGCGACCTGCGTCGCGAGCGCGGCGAGACGCTGACCGAGACGGCCGGCCGGGCCGGCATCTCGCCGCAGTACCTCTCGGAGATCGAGCGCGGCGTGAAGGAGCCGAGCAGCGAGATGATCGCGGCCGTGCTCGGCGCGCTCGACACGACCCTGCTCGACCTCACGACGTCGGTCGCCGGCGATCTCCGTCCGGTGCCGGTCCCCGTCCCGCTCCGGGCGTCGGCCGCCGTATCGACCCACGCGGTGTCGGCGTACGCGCTGGCCGCCTGA
- a CDS encoding CGNR zinc finger domain-containing protein gives MNDRPTDLLALEERWRSHGMPVDNPPRSEDAELVRAFLDAWEALVDESGEPDRVALLNGLLLRFSSAPLVTDHDGSGWHLHYRPDDASLGETLAASVSVATAEHLTRNGMHRIGRCALVECRRAFADLSRPGRQRYCSHPCANRDAVRRHRRSRDAAAPGAP, from the coding sequence GTGAACGACCGCCCCACCGACCTGCTCGCCCTGGAGGAGCGGTGGCGCTCCCACGGGATGCCGGTCGACAACCCGCCGCGGTCGGAGGACGCCGAGCTGGTGCGGGCGTTCCTGGACGCCTGGGAGGCGCTGGTCGACGAGAGCGGCGAGCCCGACCGCGTCGCGCTGCTCAACGGGCTGCTGCTCCGCTTCTCCAGCGCCCCTCTCGTCACCGACCACGACGGCAGCGGCTGGCACCTCCACTACCGCCCCGACGACGCGAGTCTCGGCGAGACCCTTGCCGCCTCGGTCAGCGTCGCGACCGCCGAGCACCTCACCCGCAACGGGATGCACCGGATCGGGCGGTGCGCGCTGGTGGAGTGCCGCCGCGCCTTCGCCGACCTCAGCCGTCCCGGCCGCCAGCGCTACTGCTCGCACCCGTGCGCCAACCGGGACGCGGTACGCCGCCACCGCCGCTCCCGGGACGCGGCTGCCCCGGGAGCGCCCTGA
- a CDS encoding MFS transporter, whose amino-acid sequence MTATPTTTAPASPRSATADWRPLVACCLGTFLLMAYVAVLTVALPAIGADLDAGPGAQQWVVNSYSVALAGLLLGAGSFGDAFGTRRVYVVGVTAFTGATLLAGLAPDAGWLIAGRGAQGVAGALMLGCIPALIGTAYPEAGRRARAFAIWGAVAGASSAVGTVAGGVLTELLGWRWLFLAALPFCVLSLLLIRGLRLPGADRGRGPGASARVDWAGLVLATTAVTSLAYAIARLGDSTARDPQVLGSIGIATFALAGFVAVERGRAHAVLPRGLLRSRPFVAVLITSFAYYFATFGALPGIATWLQVSSGLGAFAVSMLLVVQLVAFIAASGLLSPRLRHTRPSWTLGATTLTIGVAAASGTCVLLGPGGIGLLPFLVLSGLAAGVISPALPMLTLTTAPPQVAGAATSAVNAVRQLGLAVGVAVCSSLTAHPGTAATARAFGACAVVATLAGGTVLALLRDQDPGVQVAP is encoded by the coding sequence ATGACCGCGACGCCCACGACGACTGCCCCGGCCTCCCCGAGGTCCGCGACCGCCGACTGGCGACCGTTGGTCGCCTGCTGTCTCGGCACCTTCCTGCTGATGGCCTACGTCGCTGTCCTGACGGTCGCCCTCCCGGCGATCGGCGCCGACCTCGACGCGGGACCGGGCGCTCAGCAGTGGGTCGTCAACAGCTACTCGGTCGCGCTGGCCGGCCTCCTCCTCGGCGCCGGTTCCTTCGGCGATGCCTTCGGCACGCGGCGCGTGTACGTCGTCGGCGTGACCGCGTTCACCGGGGCGACGCTCCTCGCCGGGCTCGCACCGGACGCGGGCTGGCTGATCGCCGGCCGCGGCGCGCAGGGGGTCGCGGGCGCGCTGATGCTGGGCTGCATCCCGGCGCTCATCGGCACGGCCTATCCCGAGGCGGGCCGGCGGGCACGTGCGTTCGCGATCTGGGGCGCCGTGGCCGGTGCCTCCTCGGCGGTCGGCACGGTCGCCGGCGGCGTCCTCACCGAGCTCCTGGGTTGGCGTTGGCTCTTCCTCGCCGCGCTCCCGTTCTGCGTGCTGTCCCTGCTCCTGATCCGCGGGCTCAGGCTCCCCGGAGCCGACCGCGGACGGGGGCCGGGCGCCTCCGCGCGGGTCGACTGGGCAGGCCTGGTGCTGGCGACGACCGCGGTCACGAGCCTGGCCTACGCCATCGCCCGCCTCGGTGACAGCACGGCGCGCGATCCCCAGGTGCTCGGATCCATCGGCATCGCGACCTTCGCGCTCGCCGGGTTCGTCGCCGTCGAGCGCGGCCGCGCGCATGCGGTGCTCCCGCGAGGGCTCCTGCGGTCGCGCCCGTTCGTGGCCGTGCTCATCACCTCGTTCGCCTACTACTTCGCGACCTTCGGAGCACTCCCCGGCATCGCCACCTGGCTGCAGGTCTCCTCCGGTCTCGGCGCGTTCGCCGTCTCGATGCTGCTCGTCGTCCAGCTCGTCGCGTTCATCGCCGCCTCGGGACTACTCAGCCCCCGGCTCCGCCACACCCGACCGTCGTGGACGCTCGGCGCGACGACCCTGACGATCGGAGTGGCCGCCGCCAGCGGGACCTGCGTCCTGCTCGGCCCCGGCGGGATCGGCCTGCTCCCCTTCCTCGTCCTGTCCGGCCTCGCAGCGGGAGTGATCTCGCCCGCCCTGCCGATGCTCACGCTCACGACGGCACCTCCGCAGGTGGCAGGTGCCGCGACGAGTGCGGTGAACGCCGTACGGCAGCTCGGCCTCGCGGTCGGCGTCGCGGTCTGCAGCAGCCTCACCGCGCACCCCGGCACCGCCGCGACGGCCCGGGCGTTCGGGGCCTGTGCCGTGGTCGCCACCCTCGCGGGCGGGACGGTCCTCGCGCTGCTGCGGGACCAGGACCCCGGCGTCCAGGTCGCTCCTTAG
- a CDS encoding peptide deformylase yields MSLDAGSERVAAWTETELGVEGRVLEVVRAPAGVLSARGDDVDPTSAETVQLAADLVATMRVSPGCVGLAANQVGVGVRVFCVDVTEHPKTRTRHGTFVLCNAEVVASSRNERAREGCMSVPDLTGDVKRASRLTVRGRLPGTGEEVEFSTDAFEARALQHEIDHIDGFLFLDRVAGAHAIYPRQTYL; encoded by the coding sequence GTGAGCCTCGATGCGGGCAGCGAGCGGGTCGCGGCCTGGACCGAGACCGAGCTCGGCGTCGAGGGTCGGGTCCTCGAGGTCGTCCGCGCGCCCGCGGGCGTGCTCTCGGCGCGCGGCGACGACGTCGACCCGACCTCCGCGGAGACCGTCCAGCTCGCCGCCGACCTGGTCGCGACCATGCGGGTCAGCCCGGGCTGCGTGGGCCTCGCCGCCAACCAGGTCGGGGTCGGCGTCCGCGTCTTCTGCGTCGACGTCACCGAGCACCCCAAGACCCGCACCCGGCACGGCACCTTCGTGCTCTGCAACGCCGAGGTCGTCGCGTCCAGCCGCAACGAGCGGGCACGTGAGGGCTGCATGAGCGTCCCCGACCTCACCGGCGACGTGAAGCGCGCCTCCCGGCTGACCGTCCGGGGCCGGCTGCCCGGCACCGGCGAGGAGGTCGAGTTCAGCACCGACGCCTTCGAGGCCCGGGCGCTGCAGCACGAGATCGACCACATCGACGGGTTCCTCTTCCTCGACCGGGTCGCCGGTGCCCACGCGATCTACCCGCGCCAGACCTACTTATAG
- a CDS encoding ACT domain-containing protein has translation MSTDLYAVTVLGHDRPGIIAATTAGLAELGLNIEDSTMTLLRGHFAMMLLCRGGSDAAAIEQALAPLAAGGDLDVAVRPVASGSAPAAGGSAWVLTVHGGDRPGIVSAVVSEVATAGGNITDLTTRLAGDLYLLVAELDLPVGADVAAVEGAIRAAAERVGVTATLRPAEADEL, from the coding sequence GTGAGCACCGACCTGTACGCCGTCACCGTCCTCGGCCACGACCGCCCCGGCATCATCGCCGCCACCACGGCCGGCCTCGCGGAGCTCGGGCTCAACATCGAGGACTCCACCATGACGCTGCTGCGCGGTCACTTCGCGATGATGCTGCTGTGCCGGGGCGGGTCCGACGCCGCCGCGATCGAGCAGGCGCTCGCGCCGCTCGCGGCCGGTGGCGACCTGGACGTGGCGGTCCGCCCGGTCGCGTCCGGTTCCGCCCCCGCGGCCGGCGGCAGCGCCTGGGTGCTCACCGTCCACGGCGGCGACCGTCCCGGCATCGTCTCGGCCGTGGTCAGCGAGGTCGCCACCGCCGGCGGCAATATCACCGACCTCACCACCCGCCTCGCGGGCGACCTCTACCTGCTGGTCGCCGAGCTCGACCTGCCGGTCGGTGCCGACGTCGCCGCGGTCGAGGGCGCCATCCGGGCCGCGGCCGAGCGGGTCGGCGTCACCGCCACCCTGCGTCCGGCCGAGGCCGACGAGCTGTGA
- a CDS encoding oligosaccharide flippase family protein: MTQVAEQAETLRRTGATVLALGASELLGKVATFLTVLVMARLLGVADFGLLSFGLSLGLLLSVLSGLGLDARVIQLGSARPALLDRCYGALVGIRVAVSGAVLAATAAVLSATMTPHEAVVVTLLVASCLLDTVTDASRAACAARQRQQLSALVLVLQRFSVLVLCAGMLLATRSAVDGAVGYLLGTAIGVLGMQVAARRAGARMRIRGSGAEARLVLRAAPVTGLGDIAAMGVFRIDAALIGVLLGTTAVGIYGAGYRVFESILFVSWTLSRAFVPVIASRPDDARHLRDWAERGLVLACAVYLPYGVVIALRGDDLVALLFGEQYVHPGVLLGLAAAPLLFGITHVCASVLLALRPDPVVLVASVLALTVNIAMNLLLVPRWGITAAAVATTTAFLVESVVLGIALSRIAGRFCRLRPLAALVPGAVVAGIVVELVDDVALAVPAGALGFLLAWAAAGRVLDPVLFGNVVAFLRHRPRGAGMMGA; this comes from the coding sequence ATGACCCAGGTCGCGGAGCAGGCCGAGACGCTGCGGCGTACCGGTGCGACCGTGCTCGCCCTCGGCGCCTCGGAGCTCCTGGGGAAGGTCGCCACCTTCCTCACCGTGCTGGTGATGGCGCGCCTGCTCGGGGTGGCCGACTTCGGGCTGCTCTCCTTCGGCCTCAGCCTCGGGCTGCTGCTGTCGGTACTGTCCGGGCTGGGCCTGGACGCGCGCGTGATCCAGCTCGGCAGCGCGCGGCCCGCGTTGCTCGACCGGTGCTACGGCGCGCTGGTCGGGATCCGGGTCGCGGTCTCGGGCGCGGTGCTCGCGGCGACGGCGGCGGTCCTGTCCGCCACCATGACGCCCCACGAGGCGGTGGTCGTCACGCTGCTGGTCGCGAGCTGTCTGCTCGACACGGTCACCGACGCCTCGCGGGCGGCCTGTGCCGCCCGCCAGCGCCAGCAGCTCTCCGCACTCGTGCTGGTGCTCCAGCGGTTCTCGGTGCTCGTGCTCTGTGCCGGGATGCTGCTGGCGACCCGGAGCGCGGTGGACGGCGCGGTCGGCTACCTGCTCGGCACCGCGATCGGCGTCCTCGGGATGCAGGTCGCCGCGCGCCGCGCCGGGGCGCGGATGCGGATCCGCGGCAGCGGGGCCGAGGCCCGCCTGGTGCTGCGGGCCGCGCCCGTCACCGGTCTCGGGGACATCGCGGCGATGGGTGTCTTCCGGATCGACGCGGCCCTGATCGGTGTCCTGCTCGGCACGACCGCCGTGGGCATCTACGGCGCCGGCTACCGGGTCTTCGAGTCGATCCTCTTCGTGAGCTGGACCCTCTCGCGCGCCTTCGTGCCGGTCATCGCGAGTCGACCCGACGACGCCCGGCACCTCCGCGACTGGGCCGAGCGCGGCCTGGTCCTGGCCTGTGCGGTCTACCTGCCCTACGGCGTGGTCATCGCGCTGCGGGGCGACGACCTGGTGGCCCTGCTCTTCGGCGAGCAGTACGTCCACCCCGGTGTGCTGCTGGGCCTGGCCGCCGCCCCGCTCCTGTTCGGCATCACGCATGTGTGCGCCTCCGTGCTCCTCGCGCTGCGGCCCGACCCCGTCGTCCTGGTCGCGAGCGTGCTCGCCCTGACGGTGAACATCGCCATGAACCTCCTCCTCGTCCCGCGGTGGGGCATCACCGCCGCCGCCGTGGCCACGACGACCGCCTTCCTCGTCGAGTCGGTCGTCCTCGGGATCGCGCTGTCCCGGATCGCCGGCCGGTTCTGCCGGTTGCGCCCGCTCGCCGCCTTGGTCCCGGGAGCGGTCGTCGCCGGCATCGTCGTCGAGCTGGTCGACGACGTCGCGCTCGCCGTACCGGCCGGGGCTCTCGGGTTCCTGCTGGCCTGGGCCGCCGCCGGGCGGGTGCTCGACCCGGTCCTCTTCGGGAACGTCGTGGCATTCCTGCGCCATCGGCCCCGTGGGGCTGGGATGATGGGCGCGTGA
- a CDS encoding GNAT family N-acetyltransferase, with protein MTAAPTAHTTAAARTTAGGRVETGPAALARLERLAGWIDGRSAEFCTSAGWLRAAALHLPGAPAVLTVGPAEAPVALAALTTSRRRGVPRIELLGGDLNDYGRLFHDDEAAAAGLADALVGWLGTRRSWSLHLGQVDPDDAAVRAIVARLPGCRIETGPPMPRIEGVGGSFRISRNRRRSMRRATARLDAEGRTWRTVAASEPGDVARWLPALVEVRRHRDHAAGRRSHLDDPRLRAFHETVLLDAAARGRVVVDVLLVDDDVAGYAVTMVDGDTYRLWDGRVAEEWQRYQGGIVCDMLAVLRAAEAPGVTTFDWLRGRTEAKFGDHETRRVAVRAASGTVVTTLDAWADAVRRGARRAVPASLARALVAR; from the coding sequence ATGACGGCGGCACCGACGGCACACACGACCGCGGCGGCACGGACGACTGCGGGGGGCCGGGTCGAGACGGGCCCGGCCGCGCTCGCGCGGCTGGAGCGGCTGGCGGGCTGGATCGACGGGCGCAGCGCTGAGTTCTGCACCTCCGCCGGGTGGCTGCGGGCCGCGGCCCTGCATCTGCCCGGGGCCCCGGCCGTGCTCACCGTCGGCCCGGCCGAGGCGCCGGTGGCGCTGGCCGCGCTGACCACGTCGCGGCGTCGCGGTGTTCCCCGGATCGAGCTGCTGGGCGGCGACCTCAACGACTACGGCCGGCTCTTCCACGACGACGAGGCCGCCGCGGCCGGGCTCGCCGACGCCCTGGTCGGCTGGCTGGGGACGCGTCGCTCGTGGTCCCTCCACCTGGGCCAGGTGGATCCCGACGACGCGGCGGTGCGGGCGATCGTGGCGCGACTGCCCGGCTGCCGGATCGAGACCGGGCCGCCGATGCCGCGGATCGAGGGCGTCGGCGGCAGCTTCCGGATCAGCCGCAACCGGCGGCGCAGCATGCGCCGGGCGACCGCCCGCCTCGACGCGGAGGGCCGGACCTGGCGGACGGTGGCGGCGAGCGAGCCCGGCGACGTCGCCCGGTGGCTGCCCGCGCTGGTCGAGGTCCGGCGTCACCGGGACCACGCCGCAGGCCGGCGCAGCCACCTCGACGACCCGCGGCTGCGCGCCTTCCACGAGACCGTCCTGCTCGACGCGGCCGCCCGCGGCCGGGTGGTCGTCGACGTGCTGCTCGTCGACGACGACGTCGCCGGCTACGCGGTGACGATGGTCGACGGGGACACCTACCGCCTGTGGGACGGTCGGGTCGCGGAGGAGTGGCAGCGCTACCAGGGCGGCATCGTCTGCGACATGCTCGCCGTGCTGCGGGCCGCCGAGGCGCCCGGGGTCACCACCTTCGACTGGCTGCGCGGCCGCACCGAGGCCAAGTTCGGCGACCACGAGACCCGGCGGGTGGCCGTGCGGGCCGCCTCCGGCACGGTGGTCACGACCCTCGACGCCTGGGCCGACGCGGTGCGGCGCGGGGCGCGCCGTGCTGTGCCGGCGTCGCTCGCGCGCGCCCTCGTCGCGCGATGA
- the galE gene encoding UDP-glucose 4-epimerase GalE translates to MTAGADVLVTGGAGYIGSTVVSALLDAGHRPVVLDDLSAGPRSFLRGRAAYVGDIADHDLLRRVLRENPGVRTVVHCAARVVVPESVREPAAYYRTNVTGTCELAETLLDCGVTRLVFSGSAAIYAPGPDLGVDESSPWDPRSPYARTKAVAETLLGDLVAATPLRVLSLRYFNPVGADPWLRTGPHQPDPSHVLGRLLAAHRTGRPFLLTGTDYPTVDGSGVRDYVHVWDLARAHVAALRHFDRALGGARYEAVDLGTGSGTTVRELVTTFERVTGRPLPVVEAPRRAGDTVGAFTRSTKARRLLGWRPERTLADGIEDARAWSRARHPDREAS, encoded by the coding sequence ATGACCGCGGGCGCCGACGTCCTGGTCACCGGCGGGGCGGGCTACATCGGCAGCACCGTCGTCTCGGCGCTCCTCGACGCCGGGCACCGCCCGGTCGTGCTCGACGACCTGTCGGCCGGGCCGCGGTCGTTCCTGCGGGGGCGCGCGGCGTACGTCGGCGACATCGCCGACCACGACCTGCTCCGTCGGGTGCTGCGCGAGAACCCCGGCGTGCGGACCGTCGTGCACTGCGCGGCGAGGGTGGTGGTCCCCGAGTCGGTGCGCGAGCCGGCCGCTTACTACCGCACCAATGTCACGGGCACCTGCGAGCTCGCCGAGACACTGCTGGACTGCGGGGTCACCCGACTGGTGTTCAGCGGCTCGGCCGCGATCTACGCCCCCGGACCCGACCTGGGCGTCGACGAGTCGTCGCCCTGGGACCCGCGCAGCCCGTACGCCCGCACCAAGGCGGTCGCCGAGACCCTGCTGGGCGACCTCGTCGCGGCCACGCCGCTGCGCGTCCTGTCGCTGCGCTACTTCAACCCGGTCGGCGCCGACCCGTGGCTGCGGACCGGCCCCCACCAGCCGGACCCCAGCCACGTGCTGGGCCGGCTCCTGGCCGCGCACCGGACCGGGCGTCCCTTCCTGCTCACCGGGACCGACTACCCGACGGTCGACGGGAGCGGCGTACGCGACTACGTCCACGTCTGGGATCTCGCCCGCGCCCATGTCGCCGCGCTCCGTCACTTCGACCGCGCGCTCGGCGGCGCGCGCTATGAGGCGGTCGACCTCGGCACAGGCAGCGGTACGACGGTGCGCGAGCTGGTCACGACCTTCGAACGCGTCACCGGCCGGCCGCTGCCGGTGGTCGAGGCGCCTCGCCGCGCCGGCGACACCGTCGGCGCGTTCACCCGCAGCACCAAGGCGCGACGACTGCTCGGCTGGCGGCCGGAGCGGACCCTCGCGGACGGCATCGAGGACGCCCGGGCCTGGTCCCGGGCACGGCACCCGGATCGGGAGGCATCATGA
- a CDS encoding glycosyltransferase: MRILTVIAELGIGGAETIAVTLAAAAAAEGHEVWVASGPGHRIAALEAAGVRHVPVPLVGRGPAGLVRAAHRLRTLPQPDLVHAHNPKASLVAGLALGGRAPLLTTLHGVAGPDGRRAARILRRVSDRVAVVSPHLAEALADEGYPGSRIDVVPTALEPLPSYPRERARAELGLPPDVPVGLCLARLVPQKRHDLLLAAWPAVADRAVLLLAGDGPGRGRVLADIDRHGIGAGVRPLGERADVPRLLAASDFLVLPTDWEGLPVAVLEALGAGVPVLASRVSGLVEHFAGAVRLAEPGSAAALAAGLVDLVDDAALRADLAWRGRALVADRFSRARMVAQYDDIYLRLAGRPVGRRPRTGVTR; encoded by the coding sequence ATGAGGATCCTGACCGTCATCGCCGAGCTCGGCATCGGCGGCGCCGAGACCATCGCCGTCACCCTCGCCGCTGCCGCGGCCGCGGAGGGCCACGAGGTGTGGGTGGCGAGCGGGCCCGGCCACCGGATCGCCGCGCTGGAGGCCGCTGGCGTGCGGCACGTGCCGGTGCCCCTCGTCGGCCGGGGGCCGGCCGGACTGGTCCGCGCCGCGCACCGGCTGCGCACGCTGCCGCAGCCCGACCTCGTGCACGCCCACAATCCCAAGGCATCCCTCGTCGCCGGACTCGCGCTGGGCGGCCGGGCGCCGCTGCTGACCACGCTGCACGGAGTGGCCGGCCCCGACGGCCGCCGCGCCGCTCGGATCCTGCGCCGGGTGAGCGATCGCGTCGCCGTGGTCTCGCCCCACCTGGCCGAGGCGTTGGCGGACGAGGGATACCCGGGCAGCCGGATCGACGTCGTCCCCACCGCACTCGAGCCGCTGCCGTCGTACCCGCGCGAGCGTGCGCGTGCCGAGCTGGGCCTCCCGCCCGATGTGCCGGTCGGGCTGTGCCTGGCCCGGCTGGTCCCGCAGAAGCGCCACGACCTGCTGCTCGCCGCCTGGCCCGCCGTCGCCGACCGCGCCGTCCTGCTCCTCGCGGGCGACGGACCCGGGCGTGGGCGGGTCCTGGCCGACATCGACCGCCACGGCATCGGCGCCGGCGTCCGTCCGCTCGGCGAGCGGGCGGACGTGCCCCGCCTGCTCGCGGCCAGCGACTTCCTGGTGCTGCCGACCGACTGGGAGGGACTGCCGGTGGCGGTCCTGGAGGCGCTCGGCGCCGGGGTTCCCGTGCTCGCCTCCCGGGTGAGCGGGCTCGTCGAGCACTTCGCCGGCGCGGTCCGCCTCGCCGAGCCCGGATCGGCCGCCGCGCTCGCCGCGGGCCTGGTCGACCTGGTCGACGACGCCGCCCTCCGCGCGGACCTGGCGTGGCGCGGGCGGGCGCTGGTGGCCGACCGCTTCTCGCGCGCCCGCATGGTGGCGCAGTACGACGACATCTACCTGCGTCTGGCCGGTCGTCCCGTCGGCCGCCGCCCGCGGACAGGAGTGACCCGATGA